Proteins encoded together in one Triticum dicoccoides isolate Atlit2015 ecotype Zavitan chromosome 7B, WEW_v2.0, whole genome shotgun sequence window:
- the LOC119338544 gene encoding acyl transferase 1-like, with amino-acid sequence MVKFTARRSLPELVAPARPTPRETKVLSNVDDCYDLRVYSFGVEFFRYRPGGHPTTTPAKAVKVALVEALVYYYPMAGRLREILPTNKRILPTNKLVVDCTGEGVVFVEALADVGLEEFGNPSPHPPYPCIEELLCDTGDIKVVVDKPLFFVQHVCKEEGHAKSCHITVVNLPPVQVKVDVARIGLCGLLANMVVPCPLNL; translated from the exons ATGGTGAAGTTCACCGCACGCCGGAGTTTGCCCGAGCTGGTGGCGCCGGCACGGCCAACACCACGCGAGACCAAAGTCCTCTCCAACGTCGACGACTGTTATGACCTACGAGTCTACTCTTTTGGGGTCGAGTTCTTTCGCTACCGACCAGGCGGCCATCCAACGACGACGCCGGCAAAGGCCGTCAAGGTAGCGCTCGTGGAGGCTCTGGTGTACTACTACCCCATGGCCGGTCGGTTGAGAGAGATTCTCCCCACTAACAAGCGG ATTCTCCCCACTAACAAGCTGGTGGTGGACTGCACCGGAGAGGGAGTGGTGTTCGTGGAAGCATTGGCCGACGTGGGGCTGGAAGAGTTTGGAAATCCATCACCGCACCCCCCATACCCATGCATCGAGGAACTATTATGTGACACCGGCGATATCAAAGTCGTGGTTGACAAGCCCTTGTTCTTTGTCCAA CATGTGTGCAAGGAGGAGGGTCATGCAAAAAGCTGCCACATAACAGTAGTCAACCTACCTCCCGTGCAAGTCAAAGTTGATGTCGCGCGGATAGGACT GTGTGGTCTGCTTGCAAATATGGTCGTCCCTTGCCCGCTCAACCTGTAG